A window of Lysobacterales bacterium genomic DNA:
GTTGGGCGGCGAGCATCGCAAAACCACAAAGAGCAAGCATCCCTGCCACGTGCTCTCGCGAGAGAATGAGTTGACTGCCAGGCACGAGCAATACCATATGAAGAACGGCGAGGCCGCTCGTGCCCAGCAGCGTGAGGGTTAGCAGTCCAAGCGCTCCGGCTGGTGTCGGCCGGTTCCCGCAGGCCTCGGCGCGATAGCCCGTCGAGCGTGGTGGCAGGCAAGCAAAAAGCATTAACCCTGCGGTGAGTCCGATGATCAAAGCGACCATCGCCAGAGGCAGGGTTGGCAGGAAGCGCGTCGAAAGCTCACCGAACAGTGGACCCAACATGTCGCCTAGAAAGACGAAGGCTGTCAGCCAGGTGAATCTTCTCGCTTGAGTGCCCCTATCGCCGGCACCGAGACTGGCTGCAAGTAGCGCCAAAGGGATGATGGCAGCGGCAGCGGAGCAGGCGCCAGCCAGCGCGCGCAGCACATACAACCATGCCAGTGGTGTGCTCCGGTCGCGGTTGTCGCCAGCGCGAGGATGACGAGCGTGGTGCGCAGCAGGATGCGATAGTCGTAGCGGTCAGCAAGCCAGCCCCACAATGGCGCCAGCAGCAAGGCACCCACGGGATGAGCGGCTGCCAGTCCGGCAGTGTGGAAGCCTTGTGAATCGACAGTTGATTCACCGAGTCCCTCCCGGACGAGATCAGGAAGAAAGGCAAGGACGCCCGTCTGACTGGCCCCGGCGGCGGCCACGGCGATGAGGAGTAGCGCGAAATCGCTTGGTCCCGATTCCCCTTGGCGCGAACGGGTCAGCGACTTGCCTGAGCGCTCTCCTTGTCGTGCGTAGGCGTATCGATGACTCGTGTCCATGCATAAACGATGCTTGATGATCGAGAAGGGTTCGAGGCGTCCAACGTCGCCGCACCCTCGCCGACGACGACCTGAGAGGCGCCGAGGCGACTGAAAATGGTTCGGGACGGCCGCCCGCTCCCCGGTTATCAGCCGAGATCGAGCACGATCCTTCCTTCGATATCGCCCTCGTGCATGCGTGCGAAAATGTCGTTGATCTTCTCAAGCTTCTCTGTATGCACGGTGGCATGAACCTTCCCTTCCCCAGCGAAGGCGAGAGCCTCTTGGAGATCGAGACGGGTTCCAACGATTGATCCCCGGATGGTGATCCCGTTGAGTACGGTATCGAAGATCGATATCGGGAAATCTCCAGGGGGGAGTCCGTTGAGCGTCACCACGCCTCCACGACGGACCATGCCCAGGGCCTGTTGGAATGCCTTGGTCGAGACCGCCGTGACGAGAACTCCTTGGGCGCCGCCGATCTCCTTGCGGATGCGAGCGCCGGGATCTTCGTTGCGAGCATTGACCGTGAACGTCGCACCCAGTCTTGAGGCCAGCGCAAGCTTGTGGTCGTCGATATCGACCGCGACGACATTCAGCCCCATCGCCTTAGCGTACTGCACCGCCATGTGGCCCAAGCCACCGATGCCGGAGATGGCGACCCAGTCGCCTGGCTTGGTCTTGGTCACCTTGAGGGCCTTGTACACCGTCACTCCGGCGCATAGCACGGGGGCGATCTCGACGAAGCCGACGTTCGCCGGCAAGAGGCCCACATAGTTGGCGTCCGCAAGGACATACTCTGCGAAGCTGCCGTTGATGGAATAGCCGGTATTGATCTGTTGTTCGCAGAGCGTTTCCCAGCCTCCGAGGCAGTGCACGCAGTGTCCACAGGCACTGTAGAGCCAGGGCACTCCCACTCGATCGCCTTCCCGAAGGTGGCCGACTCCGGGGCCGACCGCCACCACGTCCCCCACGCCCTCATGTCCCGGAATGAACGGCGGTGTCGGCTTGATGGGCCAGTCACCCTCGACGGCATGGAGATCGGTATGGCATACACCAGACGCCGCGATCTTCACGAGAATCTGTCCGCGGCCGACGGATGGCACTGGGGTTTCCTCGATGACGAGGGGCTCCCCAAATGCGCGGACCACTGCAGCTTTCATGGTTTTTTGCATGACGTCCTCGCCTAAGTTGTTGGATTCATGGCTAGAGAATGGCGATCAAGCGATTCTCAATCGCCGGGTGCTCAAGCTTCGTTCGATATGGATGGCGGTTCGTGAGGTCCAAGCCGCATTCGCACACGAGCGCCCCTCAGCAATCTCCGCGCAAAGCGGGCGAAGTCTGAGTGATTCATCGGTCTTGGGCAGTGCGTGAAGGCCGCGCGGGGTAGTGGTTTCACGTTAAGAGGGCAAATCTGTCGGAGACATGACCCGAGTATTACGGTATGGAAATCACCAAGTCATGTAGGCAGCGTTGATATTGAACCGCCCCGGGAATCCCGGAGGCCTTTTCGTTTGAGTCAGGCCGCTTGGGCCAGACCCGCCTGTTGCCGATAGTAGGCTGCTTCGGCCTCCGCTGGCGGGACATGCCCGATCGGCCCCAGCAGTCGCTTTTGGTTGTACCAGTCGACCCAGTCCAGGGTGGCCAGTTCCACCGCCTGCAGAGTGGGCCAGGATCGACGTTCGATTACTTCGGTCTTGTATAGCCCGTGGATGGATTCGGCCAGCGCATTGTCGTAGCTGTCGCCTACGCTGCCCACGGACGGCTCGATGCCGGCTTCGGCCAGTCGCTCGGTGTAGCGGATCGACAGGTATTGGACGCCGCGGTCGCTGTGATGGATCAATCCGCCCTGGGCCGGGCGGCGCGCATGCACCGCCTACTCCAGGGCGTCCAGCACGAAGTCCGTGCGGGCGTTGGCGGACACCTTCCAGCCGACGATCCGCCGGGCATACACGTCAATG
This region includes:
- the adhP gene encoding alcohol dehydrogenase AdhP; translated protein: MQKTMKAAVVRAFGEPLVIEETPVPSVGRGQILVKIAASGVCHTDLHAVEGDWPIKPTPPFIPGHEGVGDVVAVGPGVGHLREGDRVGVPWLYSACGHCVHCLGGWETLCEQQINTGYSINGSFAEYVLADANYVGLLPANVGFVEIAPVLCAGVTVYKALKVTKTKPGDWVAISGIGGLGHMAVQYAKAMGLNVVAVDIDDHKLALASRLGATFTVNARNEDPGARIRKEIGGAQGVLVTAVSTKAFQQALGMVRRGGVVTLNGLPPGDFPISIFDTVLNGITIRGSIVGTRLDLQEALAFAGEGKVHATVHTEKLEKINDIFARMHEGDIEGRIVLDLG